DNA from Halofilum ochraceum:
TGCCAAACCGCTACTTAAGCGCAAAAACCCCGATTCGGCAATATGCCGGGCAGATCCTTCGAAGACGAGACCAGAAAACGAAATAATCACTAATTCAGCGTACAGGAATGGGCGAAAATTCCGTTCAGAACGGCTGCTGAGGCGTCGGGGCGCAACCGTTGGCGCGGCTGCCGGGGGCTGGCCCTTGCCGCTCAGTCGTGGTCGGCGCGGTCGCGGTACGCGTCGAGCCGCCGTCGCAGTTCGGACAACGCCTTGCCGCGGTGGCTCAGGAGGTTCTTCTCCTCGGCGGGCAGCTGCGCGGCGGTGCGCCCATCCGGCATTTCGAACAGCGGGTCATAGCCGAAGCCCCCGTCACCGCGCGGCGCGGTGGCGATCCGTCCTTCCCAGGTGCCCTCGGCCACGATCGGGGCGGGATCGTCCGCTTCCCGGAGATACACCAGTACCGCCCGATACCGTGCCGTGCGCCGTTCGGGCGAGACCCCGTCGAGCTCACCGAGCAGGCGCGCGTTGTTCTCCTGGTCGTCGCCATGGGCGCCGGCGTAACGTGCCGAATGCACGCCGGGTGCGCCATCGAGCGCGTCCACCTCGAGCCCGGAGTCGTCCGCGATCGCCGCCAGCCCGGTCTCGCGCGCGGCGTGGCGGGCCTTGATGAGCGCGTTCTCGATGAAGGTCACCGCCGTCTCGGGCGGCGGTGTGACGGCGAAATCCGATTGCGGCACCAGTTCGATACCGGCATCCGCGAGCATGGCCGCGAATTCCCGCAGCTTGCCCGCGTTGCCGCTGGCGAGTACGACCCGGCTCATGACGCCAGCGCCTGCCGCTGCTGACTGATGAGTTCGCCGATGCCGGTGGTGGCCAGGTTCAGCATGGCGTCCAGTTCCTCGCGGCGGAAGGCATGGCCCTCGGCCGTGCCCTGGACCTCGATAAAGGCGCCCTGGTCGTTCATCACCACGTTCATGTCCGTCTCCGCGGTCGAGTCCTCGGCGTAATCGAGGTCGACCACCGCCTCACCATCGACGATGCCGACGGAGACCGAAGCGATCATGCCGTGCAGTGGATTGGCGCGGATCTTTTTCGCCTTCACCAGCGTTTCCATCGCATCGCTGAGCGCGACGAAGGCACCGGTGATCGAGGCCGTGCGCGTGCCGCCATCGGCCTGGATCACGTCGCAGTCGATCTGGACCGTGCGCTCGCCCAGGGCCTCCATGTCCACGGCAGCGCGCAGCGAGCGGCCGATCAGGCGCTGGATCTCGACCGTGCGGCCGCCCTGCTTGCCACTCGCCGCCTCGCGGTTCGAACGGCTGCCGGTGGCACGCGGCAGCATGCCGTACTCGGCGGTCACCCAGCCGCGGCCCTTGTTGCGCAGGAAACGGGGCACCGTCTCGTCGACACTGGCGGTGCAGATCACGCGCGTGTCGCCGAACTCGACCAGCACGGAACCCTCCGCGTGTTTCGTGAAATTGCGGGTGATGCCGACGGGACGGATCTGATCGGGGTTGCGGCCGCTGGGGCGCATGCACTTCTCCGGAAAGCGAAACGGGGCCGGCATTGTACGCGATGCGGGTGGGCTGCGGGGGTGGCCGGCGTGGGTTAAAGGCGGTTCTCGCCAAGCGGCGAAGGGCGCCAAGGGACGCAAAGGTCATTGTAGGAGCGAGCTTGCTCGCGATCTTTCCCGCACCATGGTCGGCTGAATCAACGGCGATTGGCTCGACTCCGCGGTTTCTTCTGGACCTTGGCGATGGCCGACGCGT
Protein-coding regions in this window:
- the rdgB gene encoding RdgB/HAM1 family non-canonical purine NTP pyrophosphatase; this translates as MSRVVLASGNAGKLREFAAMLADAGIELVPQSDFAVTPPPETAVTFIENALIKARHAARETGLAAIADDSGLEVDALDGAPGVHSARYAGAHGDDQENNARLLGELDGVSPERRTARYRAVLVYLREADDPAPIVAEGTWEGRIATAPRGDGGFGYDPLFEMPDGRTAAQLPAEEKNLLSHRGKALSELRRRLDAYRDRADHD
- the rph gene encoding ribonuclease PH, producing the protein MRPSGRNPDQIRPVGITRNFTKHAEGSVLVEFGDTRVICTASVDETVPRFLRNKGRGWVTAEYGMLPRATGSRSNREAASGKQGGRTVEIQRLIGRSLRAAVDMEALGERTVQIDCDVIQADGGTRTASITGAFVALSDAMETLVKAKKIRANPLHGMIASVSVGIVDGEAVVDLDYAEDSTAETDMNVVMNDQGAFIEVQGTAEGHAFRREELDAMLNLATTGIGELISQQRQALAS